The Candidatus Nomurabacteria bacterium DNA window CCGAGCTGGCCAACCAATGTGGTTATGGTAGGCATCTCCGCCTTCTTTATCTACTTTGCTATTCGCGTCATCATCGAGCAGTTTCACGTATTGACCGGGCTATAGGCTTTTGATAGGATTTGCGTAGTGGCGATCAATCTGGAGCGCCACATCTTTGTTATGTGGCACATACTATGCCACCTCATTTTTCAATTGAAGAAAAAAGCTACTGGATCGCCTGGTCGCACATAGGCAATGTCGGGCCCCACACTGCCCAGGCTTTACGTACCCATTTTGGCAATCTACAAAAGGCCTGGCAGGCCCCAGACGATGCGCTCGCCCAATTAGGTATCAGCCCTAAAGCACTTCGTTATCTCCTCAAACGCCGTCGAGAAATAGATGTTGAGCACTGCGTGAGAAACTTAGCAAGATTTGATATCCAAGCACTTTGTATACCTGAGCCAGATTATCCTGAGCTCCTACGACAAAGCCCCGGCGCACCCTATGTCTTGTATGTGAAAGGCAAATTGGCAATGTTACCGAGTATTGCCATCGTTGGCACGCGTACTATGTCACGCTATGGGAAAATAGTCACCCAGGACTTTAGTCGCCGATTGGCCAGCGCCGGATGCAGTATTGTGTCGGGTCTTGCCCTCGGGGTAGATGCCTGCGCCCATCAAGCCGCCTATGAGGCAAATGGACATACAGTAGCTGTTTTTGGATCAGGCCTTGATGGAATATATCCCAGCGCAAATTTTCATCTTGCTGAGCAAATCCTGGCGCATGGAGGAGCTTGGATTTCAGAATTTCCACCTGGCACCCTAGTACAGGCCAGGAACTTTCCTCAACGAAACCGTATTATCGCCGGCTTAAGCCTAGCAACTATTGTCATAGAGGCTGGCGAAAAATCAGGCGCACTTATCACAGCCCGAGCTGCCCTCGAAGCAAACCGGGAGGTGTTTGCTGTACCAGGGCAAATTACCAGCCCTCAATCACTCGGGACAAATAGACTTATTCAAGAAGGGGCGACGCCTCTTTTACAAGCTGCGGAAATTCTACAAAACCTCCAGTTGAAACCACTTTCCTCTCCAGCAAATTCGCCTCTCCCGCCTGTTAATCTGAGCTCAGAAGAGGCGGATATATTAGCCTGTTTCCAGAGTGAAGCACTGCATTTGGACCAGCTCATCGAGCGAAGTAAAATGCCTAGCCAGCGAGTATTACAGCTCTGTGCTCAGCTCGAATTAAAAGGCTGCATTAGAGCAGTTGATGGCGGTCAATACCTACTCCAGCGATGAAATTTTCTTGACCAGGACTTGACGAGATGCCACGCAAGCTGGTACAAGACCAGTTGTACTTTAAGTAAAGTGAACTCATGGCCAAGCAACTTATCATTGTTGAGTCGCCGACCAAGGCAAAAACTATTGCCAGATTCCTCGGCAAAGATTACACCATCCGATCATCGAACGGACATGTTCGTGACTTACCGAAAAGCACTCTCGGTGTTGATGTCGATGATGATTTTTCTCCCAGCTACGTCATTCCAACCAAAAGCAAGAAGCAAGTTGCTGAACTGAAGAAACTAGCTAAAGAGGCTGATGTCATCTATTTCGCAACTGATGAAGATCGCGAAGGTGAAGCTATCTCTTGGCATTTGGCTCAGCTACTCAAGCCAACAAAAGCTGAACTTAAGCGCATTACATTCCACGAAATTACCAAAGAGGCAATTGAAGCAGCCCTACAAAACCCTCGCACAATTGATGAAAACTTAGTTGATGCCCAGCAAGCCCGTCGCGTTTTAGACCGACTGGTGGGCTATGAATTATCCCCTCTGCTTTGGAAAAAAATCGCCTACGGGCTGTCAGCCGGCCGAGTCCAATCCGTCGCGGTTGATTTAATTGTGCAACGTGAATTAGAGCGCATGCGTTTTGTTTCTGGTGCCTATTGGGATCTGCAAGCTCGGCTACAAAAAGACCAACAGAATTTCGATGCCAAACTGACCGCGCTTGATGGGCAACGCATCGCGAATGGTAAAGACTTCTCTGAACAAACAGGGAAGCTCAAAGAAAAAAGTGACGCCATCTTAATTGACGCGAAACGAGCCAAAGAGCTCCAGGGCGATCTACAAGATGCTGAATGGAAAGTAAGTGATGTACAAGAAAAACCTCAGCAAGCTCATCCAGCCCCTCCTTTTATTACATCGAGTCTGCAGCAAGAAGCCAACCGTAAGCTGGGTCTGTCTTCACGGGACACTATGCGAATCGCTCAGCGTCTCTATGAAGAGGGTTTAATCACCTACATGCGTACCGACTCTCCTAACCTCTCGCAGCAAGGTATTGCCGGTGCACGTGAGGCTGTTGAGCAAGGTTTTGGCAAAGAATTTCTCTCAGCCGCTCCACGTCAGTACAAGGCGAAAAGTCGCGGCGCCCAAGAAGCTCATGAAGCAATCCGGCCAGCCGGTGCACATTTCCGCTCACCTGATGCAGCAGGCTTAAGTGGTCGAGAAAAAGACCTCTACGCCCTGATCTGGAAACGCACCTTAGCCACCCAGATGGCTGAAGCTAAGAAGCTTATCATGACTGTGAAGATTCAAGCCAAGCAGGCTGAATTCACGGCAACAGGGACAACTATCCTCTTCCCTGGATTCTTAAAAGTATATGCCGACGGCGCAAAAGCAGATATTTTGCAGGACACCCTTTTGCCAAAGCTGAGCGTTGGCGATATTGCGAGCTTAGAAGAGTTAACACCTGAAGAGCATACTACCAAGCCACCGGCCCGTTTCAATGATGCGACCTTGGTAAAAACCTTAGAGCAAAATGGCGTCGGCCGCCCTTCCACCTATGCTTCTATCATCAGTACTATTATTGACCGTAACTACGTCAGAAGGATTGGCAACGCCCTAGCTCCTACCTTTACCGCTTTTGCTGTTACCCAACTCCTCACCAAGCATTTCGCCCACCTGGTCGATACCAACTTCACTTCCAAAATGGAAGAGGAACTCGATCAAATCGCCGAGGGGAAACTTTCCTGGAAGCCTTATATTAAAAATTTCTACTCAGGTGAGGAGCATTTTCATCAACAGGTTGAAGAACAAGAGGATAAGATTGATCCAAATAAATCTCGCAGTTTTACCCTGCCTCATCTCCCAAATGTAGAAATCCGCGTGGGACGTTATGGTCCCTATATTGTCAGTGAGAGTGGTAATGGCGATGATGATACTCATGCGTCTATCCCAGAAGATCTGGCTCCAGCTGACTTAAGCGAAGAGCAAGTTCAGGAATTACTTGAGGTGCAGAAGAATGGACCAAAGCCAATGGGGCAGTACCCGGAAACTGGTGAACCAATCTACGTGTTAACTGGCCGATTCGGTCCCTATCTCCAGGTCGGTGAAAAAACTGATGAAAATCCAAAGCCTCGTCGCGCCTCTATTCCGCGAGGAGTGAATCCGAACGAGTTAAGCATGGAAGACGCCCTAAAATATCTCAGCCTACCTCGGACGCTTGGCGCTCATCCTGAAAGTGGTAAGGATGTCGTTGCTAATGTAGGCCGATTTGGCCCCTATATTGTCCATGACGGCGATTTTCGCTCCCTGACTAAGGATGATGACGTTTATACGGTCAGCTTAGCTCGAGCGCTTGAATTACTGGCTCAGGAGAAAAAAGGACGACGAGGTGCCAAGGAGCTTAAAAAACTTGGAGAACATCCAAAAGATAAAAAGCCTGTCACTTTGCTCGAAGGTCGCTACGGCCCATACCTCAAGCATGGCCGGACAAATGCTTCATTGCCAAAAGACATAAAAGTAGAAGAGCTCACTCTGGAAAAAGCTGTCGAGATTCTCGCTGAAAAGAAAAAGAAGAAGTAGCTATTCTCGGCTCCGACCTCCTCATGCTACTATGCCGGCATGAAAAGGAGCACAAAGAACCTGCGTAAAGTTGATGATGGCTCAGTCAACACCTGGTCGGCTGATGATTTTGTACGTGCTATCCAAGCCTATGATGCCCAGGCTGATGTTGATATTGTCCGCCTGGCGTATGAATATGCTGAACAAGCCCACCAGGGACAAATGCGAAAAAACGGTGAGCCGCATTTCACTCACTGCATTGCCACGGCCGCTCGACTAACTCACCTCCACCTCGACCCCATCACCATCTCGGCAGCTTTACTGCACGATGTGGTAGAGGATACTCCAATAACGGAAGAACAGCTGAAAAAGGATTTTGGCGCGGAAATTACCAAGCTGGTGATGAGCGTCACAAAATTAGGTAAGATCAAATATCGCGGCATGGAGCGCTATGTAGAAAATATCCGCCGCATGTTTGTAGCCATGGCTGAAGACGTTCGGGTGATTCTGATTAAGCTCTCAGATCGTATCCATAACCTCAGTACGCTCTCAGCTCTACCTCGGGAGAAACAACTCCGCATTGCCACTGAGTCGCTGGAAATTTATGCAGCCATTGCCAACCGTCTAGGTATAGGTGAGTTTCGTGGTCAGATTGAAGATTTGGCTTTTCGCTATGTTCACCCGGATGAGTATATTCGTATCGAAGCACTCTTTCGCGAACACTATCCTCATGCAGAAAAATTTCTGCTCAGCGC harbors:
- the dprA gene encoding DNA-protecting protein DprA; this translates as MPPHFSIEEKSYWIAWSHIGNVGPHTAQALRTHFGNLQKAWQAPDDALAQLGISPKALRYLLKRRREIDVEHCVRNLARFDIQALCIPEPDYPELLRQSPGAPYVLYVKGKLAMLPSIAIVGTRTMSRYGKIVTQDFSRRLASAGCSIVSGLALGVDACAHQAAYEANGHTVAVFGSGLDGIYPSANFHLAEQILAHGGAWISEFPPGTLVQARNFPQRNRIIAGLSLATIVIEAGEKSGALITARAALEANREVFAVPGQITSPQSLGTNRLIQEGATPLLQAAEILQNLQLKPLSSPANSPLPPVNLSSEEADILACFQSEALHLDQLIERSKMPSQRVLQLCAQLELKGCIRAVDGGQYLLQR
- the topA gene encoding type I DNA topoisomerase; its protein translation is MAKQLIIVESPTKAKTIARFLGKDYTIRSSNGHVRDLPKSTLGVDVDDDFSPSYVIPTKSKKQVAELKKLAKEADVIYFATDEDREGEAISWHLAQLLKPTKAELKRITFHEITKEAIEAALQNPRTIDENLVDAQQARRVLDRLVGYELSPLLWKKIAYGLSAGRVQSVAVDLIVQRELERMRFVSGAYWDLQARLQKDQQNFDAKLTALDGQRIANGKDFSEQTGKLKEKSDAILIDAKRAKELQGDLQDAEWKVSDVQEKPQQAHPAPPFITSSLQQEANRKLGLSSRDTMRIAQRLYEEGLITYMRTDSPNLSQQGIAGAREAVEQGFGKEFLSAAPRQYKAKSRGAQEAHEAIRPAGAHFRSPDAAGLSGREKDLYALIWKRTLATQMAEAKKLIMTVKIQAKQAEFTATGTTILFPGFLKVYADGAKADILQDTLLPKLSVGDIASLEELTPEEHTTKPPARFNDATLVKTLEQNGVGRPSTYASIISTIIDRNYVRRIGNALAPTFTAFAVTQLLTKHFAHLVDTNFTSKMEEELDQIAEGKLSWKPYIKNFYSGEEHFHQQVEEQEDKIDPNKSRSFTLPHLPNVEIRVGRYGPYIVSESGNGDDDTHASIPEDLAPADLSEEQVQELLEVQKNGPKPMGQYPETGEPIYVLTGRFGPYLQVGEKTDENPKPRRASIPRGVNPNELSMEDALKYLSLPRTLGAHPESGKDVVANVGRFGPYIVHDGDFRSLTKDDDVYTVSLARALELLAQEKKGRRGAKELKKLGEHPKDKKPVTLLEGRYGPYLKHGRTNASLPKDIKVEELTLEKAVEILAEKKKKK